DNA from Microbacterium sp. SORGH_AS_0969:
GGGAGCGGCCGAGCACGAGGCCGACGACGTCATCGGCACGCTCGCGACCATCGCCGAGGTGCCGGTCGACATCGTGACCGGCGACCGCGACCTCTTCCAGCTCATCGACGACGAGCGCGACGTGCGCATCGTCTACACCGCTCGCGGCATGAGCAACCTCGAGGTCGTCGACGACGCCGCGGTGTTCGCCAAGTACGGCATCCACGCGGCCCAGTACGCCGACTTCGCGGTCCTGCGGGGCGATCCCTCGGACGGTCTGCCCGGCGTCGCCGGCATCGGCGAGAAGTCGGCCGCGGCTCTGCTCACCGCCCACACCGACCTCGCGGGCATCGTCGCGGCCGCCGAAGCCGGCACGGGCGGGACTCCGGCGCAGCGCGCCAAGATCCTCGCGGCGGTCGAGTACCTGGCCGTGGCACCCACGGTGGTACGCGTCGCGCTCGACCTCGACCTCGGGGTCATCGACGACGCCCTTCGCCCGCGCGACGACGAGCGCACCGCTGCCGCCGAGGCCCTCGCCGAGCGGTGGAACCTCGGCTCGTCGATGACGCGCGCCCTGGCGGCTCTGCCGGCGTGACGACGCCCCGCGTGCCGCGCACCCCCGCATAAACGCGATTCACTCACGAAAACACGAGGACAGCGCGTTCCTGTGCGCCGATCGCGTTTATGCGAGCGTCGGCGCGGTCATCTCTCCCGCTCGAGCCACGACCGCAGTCGCTCGAGCGACCACGTCGTGACGATGCGGTCGTGAGGCACCCCCGAGGCCTCGGCGCGCGCGGCACCGTAGTCGAGCAGTGACAACTGCCCGGGCGCGTGCGCATCCGAGTCGATCGAGAACAGGCATCCCTCGTCCAGGGCGATCGCGATCAGCTCGTCCGGCGGGTCCTGACGCTCCGGACGCGAGTTGATCTCGACCGCCACGCCCGAGTCCGCACACGCGGCGAAGACGGCGCGAGCGTCGAACTCCGACGGCGGGCGCGTCCCGCGTGCGCCCTCGACGAGACGCCCCGTCACATGACCGAGCACGTCCACCCGCGGATCGCTCGCCGCCGCGACGAGCCGACGCGTCATGGGCTCGCGCTCCATGCGGAGCTTGGAATGAGCGGATGCCACGACCACATCGAGCTCGCGCAGAAGCGCATCCTCCTGGTCGAGGTCACCGTCGTCGAGGATGTCGACCTCGATTCCCGACAGCAGCGTGAATCCCCCGCCGCTCATCCCCCGCACGACCTCGAGCTGTCGGCGCAGTCGCTCGGGAGACAGCCCGTTCGCGACGGTC
Protein-coding regions in this window:
- a CDS encoding 5'-3' exonuclease, which produces MTDRLMLLDTASLYFRAFYGVPDKVRAADGTSVNAVRGLLDMIAKLVTTYHPTRLVACWDDDWRPAWRVDLLPSYKAHRVVEAVASGPDREEAPDPLVAQIPLIREALAVLGIPVVGAAEHEADDVIGTLATIAEVPVDIVTGDRDLFQLIDDERDVRIVYTARGMSNLEVVDDAAVFAKYGIHAAQYADFAVLRGDPSDGLPGVAGIGEKSAAALLTAHTDLAGIVAAAEAGTGGTPAQRAKILAAVEYLAVAPTVVRVALDLDLGVIDDALRPRDDERTAAAEALAERWNLGSSMTRALAALPA
- a CDS encoding PHP domain-containing protein codes for the protein MRPLDALNEIAYLLERERASRYKSKAFRTAAGAIDGLSDAELRDPGLRRRPGIGDSTFAVIQQALAGEVPERLAALRATAGAVGGEELRAALRGDLHSHSEWSDGVTPIEAMVEAGRALGHEYLALTDHSPRLTVANGLSPERLRRQLEVVRGMSGGGFTLLSGIEVDILDDGDLDQEDALLRELDVVVASAHSKLRMEREPMTRRLVAAASDPRVDVLGHVTGRLVEGARGTRPPSEFDARAVFAACADSGVAVEINSRPERQDPPDELIAIALDEGCLFSIDSDAHAPGQLSLLDYGAARAEASGVPHDRIVTTWSLERLRSWLERER